The Penaeus monodon isolate SGIC_2016 chromosome 5, NSTDA_Pmon_1, whole genome shotgun sequence genome window below encodes:
- the LOC119573384 gene encoding uncharacterized protein LOC119573384, which yields MHRLATMFQRSLLCYLFAVVLVAVAGGERSQYSGDTVDYRDLQLPQLQDEEDDPQQTIRIKTVETILVHDAGHRQMVLVAVLGACVGLLGGFIIMVLLFCCWHFMIRREPSILLHFDKSNNTYRSADVIDGGV from the exons ATGCATCGACTTGCAACTATGTTTCAACGGAGTCTGCTATGTTACTTGTTCGCTGTGGTATTGGTAGCTGtggcaggaggagagaggagccaATACAGTGGAGATACAGTGGACTACAGAGATCTTCAGTTACCGCAATTACAGGATGAGGAAGACGACCCACAGCAGACGATAAGGATAAAGACGGTGGAGACGATCTTA GTACACGACGCAGGCCACAGGCAGATGGTATTAGTGGCCGTGCTTGGGGCGTGCGTGGGGCTTCTGGGAGGCTTCATTATAATGGTCCTTCTCTTCTGCTGCTGGCACTTCATGATAAGGAG AGAACCAAGCATATTATTGCATTTCGACAAGTCCAACAACACCTATCGGAGCGCTGATGTCATTGACGGAGGAGTCTAA